From Verrucomicrobia bacterium S94, the proteins below share one genomic window:
- a CDS encoding sugar phosphate isomerase/epimerase — protein sequence MNRKQFITSMAAVSGSMAFAGGRQPKPAFSISLAQWSVRKLHWGKEDGVEPLDPLDFADYAKNTCGIGGLEYVNSFYFGKEGNTAYFNELKKRADDQGGKNLLIMCDRCGRVGDPKEAGRIETVEKHKPWMEAAAQLGCHSIRVNAGSAGTFEEQQKLAADGLTRLAEAAKPYGLNVLVENHGGLSSNGAWLAGVMKMVDLPTVGTLPDFGNFMINRKTGEEYDRYKGMKELMPFAKSVSAKSHAFDAEGNEQNKDYYRIMKIVADSGYRGYIGVEWEGGYPGTTEGILLTKALIERAIAAL from the coding sequence ATGAACCGTAAACAGTTTATCACTTCCATGGCGGCCGTATCCGGCAGTATGGCTTTTGCCGGGGGGCGCCAGCCGAAACCGGCATTCAGTATTTCTCTCGCACAGTGGTCGGTTCGTAAATTGCACTGGGGAAAAGAGGACGGAGTGGAACCGCTGGATCCGCTCGATTTTGCGGATTATGCAAAAAACACCTGCGGTATCGGAGGACTGGAATATGTGAATTCCTTCTATTTCGGAAAAGAGGGTAATACCGCCTATTTTAACGAATTGAAAAAAAGGGCCGATGACCAGGGGGGTAAGAATCTGCTGATTATGTGCGACCGCTGCGGGCGCGTGGGTGATCCGAAAGAAGCCGGCCGCATTGAAACGGTGGAAAAACATAAACCCTGGATGGAGGCGGCTGCACAGCTGGGCTGTCATTCTATCCGGGTGAATGCCGGAAGTGCCGGCACGTTTGAAGAACAGCAGAAGCTGGCGGCCGATGGCTTGACCCGGCTGGCGGAAGCGGCCAAACCTTACGGCCTGAATGTTCTCGTTGAAAATCATGGCGGACTTTCCAGCAACGGGGCCTGGCTGGCCGGTGTGATGAAAATGGTTGATCTTCCAACGGTTGGAACGCTTCCCGATTTCGGAAATTTTATGATCAACCGGAAAACCGGTGAGGAATACGATCGCTATAAAGGGATGAAGGAACTGATGCCCTTTGCTAAAAGCGTCAGCGCAAAAAGTCATGCGTTCGATGCGGAGGGGAATGAGCAAAACAAAGATTATTACCGCATCATGAAAATCGTGGCCGACTCCGGCTACCGCGGCTATATCGGTGTTGAGTGGGAAGGAGGATATCCGGGAACGACTGAGGGTATTCTGCTCACCAAAGCACTGATTGAGCGGGCGATTGCTGCCCTGTAA
- a CDS encoding methyltransferase domain-containing protein: MWNKTYSTNEFVYGTEPNDFLKKNADLLKPGSVLCLADGEGRNGVYLAKRGFDVTSVDQSEVGLRKARKLAEANNVEIKTICADLNDFAEEPNCWDNIVSIFCHLQPPLRKKVHAASAKALTGNGIFLLEAYAPEHLEMPGTGGPPVPEMMYSAKMLKQDFESLDIFHVRQTEREVNEGSKHYGQAAVVQFIARRI, from the coding sequence ATGTGGAATAAAACGTACTCAACCAATGAATTTGTTTACGGCACCGAGCCGAATGACTTTCTAAAGAAAAATGCCGATCTACTGAAACCCGGCAGTGTTCTCTGTCTGGCGGACGGCGAAGGGCGGAACGGGGTTTATCTGGCTAAACGGGGATTTGATGTCACCTCTGTGGATCAATCCGAAGTCGGGCTTCGGAAAGCCCGGAAGCTGGCCGAAGCAAATAACGTGGAAATTAAAACCATCTGCGCGGATCTGAATGATTTTGCGGAAGAGCCGAACTGCTGGGACAACATTGTCTCCATCTTCTGTCATCTGCAGCCGCCTCTGCGTAAAAAAGTGCATGCAGCTTCTGCGAAAGCCCTGACCGGAAACGGAATTTTCCTCCTCGAAGCCTACGCCCCCGAGCATCTTGAAATGCCCGGCACCGGCGGTCCTCCGGTTCCGGAAATGATGTATTCCGCCAAAATGCTCAAACAGGATTTCGAATCGCTCGACATTTTCCATGTCCGGCAAACTGAACGCGAAGTCAATGAAGGCTCAAAACATTACGGCCAGGCCGCCGTGGTTCAGTTTATCGCCCGACGGATTTAA
- a CDS encoding transcriptional repressor — MHKIDPAEVKQRLERLTEVCRANGLRMTHQRMEVFREVACTGEHPDADSIFKRVRKRLPTISHDTVYRTLASLEDTGLISRVDPTCGRARFDANTDEHHHYICTRCGKITDIYLDAFPALPEGIENLGEVVSLHLQVHGICRNCKSS, encoded by the coding sequence ATGCATAAAATTGATCCAGCGGAAGTTAAACAGCGCCTTGAGCGGCTGACCGAAGTATGCCGCGCCAACGGCCTGCGGATGACGCATCAGCGGATGGAAGTTTTCCGCGAGGTCGCCTGCACTGGCGAGCACCCCGATGCCGACAGCATTTTCAAACGGGTGCGCAAACGCCTGCCGACCATTTCGCACGATACCGTCTACCGCACGCTCGCCTCGCTGGAAGACACCGGACTGATCAGCCGGGTGGATCCCACCTGCGGCCGTGCGCGGTTTGATGCCAATACCGACGAGCATCACCATTATATCTGCACCCGGTGCGGAAAGATTACCGACATCTATCTGGATGCCTTTCCCGCACTTCCGGAGGGCATTGAAAATCTGGGCGAGGTCGTTTCCCTGCATCTGCAGGTTCACGGCATCTGCCGAAACTGTAAATCAAGTTAA
- a CDS encoding rubrerythrin family protein, with protein sequence MKSLKGTETEKNLLKSFAGESQARMRYTYFASAAKKEGLEQISAMFAKTADQEKEHAKRFFKQLEGGGVEITATFPAGVIGTTAENLKAAAEGENEEWSELYPAFAAKAREEGFEAAAVIWEKISIAEKQHEKQYRDLLANLEAGKVFKKDGVIIWQCRNCGYIHEAAEAPKMCPACAHPQAYFEVLGENW encoded by the coding sequence ATGAAAAGCCTGAAAGGTACAGAAACAGAAAAAAACCTGCTCAAATCGTTCGCAGGGGAATCCCAGGCACGCATGCGCTATACCTACTTTGCATCTGCTGCGAAAAAGGAAGGTCTGGAACAGATCTCAGCCATGTTCGCCAAAACCGCTGACCAGGAAAAAGAACATGCCAAGCGCTTCTTCAAACAGCTTGAAGGCGGCGGCGTTGAAATTACCGCCACGTTCCCGGCCGGCGTTATCGGCACAACAGCTGAAAACCTGAAAGCGGCTGCAGAGGGGGAAAATGAAGAGTGGTCCGAACTCTATCCGGCCTTCGCAGCCAAAGCCCGCGAAGAAGGCTTTGAAGCCGCCGCTGTAATCTGGGAGAAAATTTCCATCGCCGAAAAACAGCACGAAAAACAATACCGCGATCTGCTGGCCAATCTGGAAGCCGGAAAGGTCTTTAAGAAAGATGGCGTAATCATCTGGCAGTGCCGGAACTGCGGCTACATTCACGAAGCGGCAGAAGCACCGAAAATGTGCCCGGCCTGTGCACATCCGCAGGCATACTTCGAAGTGCTGGGCGAAAACTGGTAA
- the ruvC gene encoding crossover junction endodeoxyribonuclease RuvC — MDSVRILGIDTSLRSTGVGIIEVHGQKMRALAYGRIYNKPKLPHSECLENIYKTISDLIEDHRPDCAAIEGAFFAKNPKTAMVLGQARGAAIAACAVQQLTITEHTPRKVKSSVVGTGTADKSQVARMVMRLLNLKEEPQEDAADALAIAICHHHQLALPEEMQAKTI, encoded by the coding sequence ATGGATAGCGTCAGAATACTGGGAATTGATACGTCGCTGCGATCGACGGGGGTAGGGATTATTGAAGTGCACGGCCAGAAGATGCGTGCGCTGGCTTACGGGAGAATTTATAATAAGCCCAAGTTGCCGCATTCGGAGTGTCTGGAAAATATCTATAAAACGATTTCCGATCTGATTGAGGATCACCGTCCGGACTGTGCGGCGATTGAAGGGGCTTTTTTTGCCAAGAATCCTAAAACCGCGATGGTGCTGGGGCAGGCGCGCGGAGCGGCTATTGCGGCCTGTGCCGTGCAGCAGCTTACGATTACAGAACATACGCCGCGAAAAGTTAAATCCTCGGTCGTCGGAACCGGAACGGCTGATAAATCGCAGGTGGCCCGGATGGTGATGAGGCTGCTGAATCTGAAAGAAGAGCCTCAGGAGGATGCGGCCGATGCGCTGGCCATTGCAATCTGTCATCACCATCAGCTGGCACTTCCCGAAGAGATGCAGGCAAAGACGATTTAA
- a CDS encoding FMN-binding glutamate synthase family protein has translation MTTYICTVCGYEHEGPEPPDTCPVCGADAGLFNKKPEEGESAGHSPKTPSSENETASDAESYLKEWERASDDTEDWMKDIHTMAKTGRPIHEPMRTKLPVVSWNDILIKGAQLNPMPLAHDADIFTRTVIGKNAAKPMTLETPLLVSHMSYGALSKEAKTALAKGSAMAGAGMCSGEGGILEESIGAARKYIFEYVPNRYSATPENLQRADAIEIKIGQSAKPGMGGHLPGDKVTDEIANVRGRTKGEDIISPSTFDDIKTAEDLKAKVDELREISGGRPIGVKMAAGNIEDDLAFALTAQPDFITIDGRAGATGSAPKFIKNATSIPTVYALYRARKYLDSVNADVALIITGGFRVSSDMAKALAMGADAVAVASAAMMAIGCQQYRMCNSGRCPVGIATQNPELRRHFDIDVSAQRLANYLNVCTEELKTFARITGNADVHGLSPRTLITTNSEISAHTDIEHA, from the coding sequence ATGACGACTTATATTTGCACCGTTTGCGGTTATGAACATGAAGGCCCCGAACCGCCTGATACCTGCCCGGTCTGCGGTGCAGATGCGGGGCTCTTTAATAAAAAACCGGAAGAAGGAGAATCCGCCGGGCACAGTCCTAAGACGCCCTCCTCTGAAAATGAAACGGCGTCGGATGCAGAATCCTATCTGAAAGAGTGGGAGCGCGCTTCCGATGATACCGAAGACTGGATGAAAGACATCCATACCATGGCAAAAACCGGTCGCCCGATCCACGAGCCCATGCGCACAAAGCTTCCGGTGGTTTCCTGGAATGATATTCTGATCAAAGGGGCCCAGCTGAATCCGATGCCGCTGGCGCACGATGCCGATATTTTCACCCGGACGGTCATCGGGAAAAATGCCGCAAAACCAATGACGCTGGAAACCCCGCTGCTGGTTTCCCATATGTCGTACGGCGCCCTTTCAAAAGAGGCCAAAACGGCGCTGGCGAAAGGCAGTGCTATGGCCGGTGCCGGCATGTGCTCCGGCGAGGGCGGCATTCTGGAGGAGAGCATCGGAGCTGCCCGCAAATATATTTTTGAATATGTCCCGAACCGTTACAGCGCAACCCCGGAAAACCTGCAGCGGGCGGATGCCATTGAAATAAAAATCGGCCAGTCGGCCAAACCCGGCATGGGCGGACACCTTCCGGGCGACAAAGTGACCGATGAAATTGCAAACGTCCGCGGGCGGACCAAAGGCGAGGACATCATCAGCCCCTCCACGTTCGATGACATTAAAACCGCTGAAGATTTAAAGGCTAAAGTGGACGAGCTGCGCGAAATCTCCGGCGGACGTCCGATCGGCGTTAAAATGGCGGCCGGCAATATTGAGGACGATCTGGCTTTCGCCCTGACAGCACAGCCCGATTTTATCACCATCGATGGACGGGCCGGAGCAACGGGTTCCGCTCCGAAATTCATTAAAAATGCCACCTCTATCCCGACCGTTTATGCGCTTTACCGCGCACGGAAATATCTCGATTCAGTAAATGCAGACGTGGCGCTGATCATCACCGGCGGCTTTCGTGTTTCCTCTGATATGGCCAAGGCACTGGCCATGGGGGCTGATGCTGTTGCGGTAGCCAGTGCGGCGATGATGGCGATCGGCTGCCAGCAGTATCGCATGTGTAACAGCGGAAGATGCCCGGTCGGTATTGCCACACAGAATCCGGAACTGCGCCGGCACTTCGACATCGATGTATCCGCGCAGCGCCTGGCCAATTACCTGAACGTCTGTACCGAAGAACTGAAAACCTTTGCACGCATCACAGGAAATGCCGATGTGCACGGGCTGAGTCCCAGGACACTGATCACCACCAACTCGGAGATTTCGGCACACACCGATATTGAACATGCATAA
- a CDS encoding DNA starvation/stationary phase protection protein, with the protein MNQQLIDALRLVVADTYALIGQTHLCHWNVRGPSFFSLHTAFEEQYTELFTAVDEIAERVRAKGALAPGGLSNLADMAGMKEIKENASAQEMVLHLVACHEKLLSDLKNARDCAGEENDSESEDLMIARIQVHEKTVWMLKSFLEQ; encoded by the coding sequence ATGAATCAACAATTAATAGACGCATTAAGGCTGGTTGTTGCAGATACCTATGCCCTGATCGGCCAGACCCATCTGTGCCACTGGAATGTTCGCGGCCCTTCCTTTTTCTCGCTGCATACCGCTTTTGAAGAACAGTACACTGAACTCTTCACTGCGGTGGATGAAATTGCGGAACGGGTGCGGGCCAAAGGGGCTCTTGCTCCGGGCGGTCTTTCCAACCTGGCCGATATGGCCGGCATGAAGGAAATTAAAGAAAACGCTTCCGCACAGGAAATGGTCCTTCACCTGGTTGCATGCCATGAAAAACTGCTTAGCGACCTGAAGAACGCACGGGACTGTGCAGGAGAAGAAAACGATTCTGAATCCGAAGATCTGATGATCGCACGGATACAGGTTCATGAAAAAACCGTATGGATGCTGAAGAGTTTTCTCGAGCAGTAA
- a CDS encoding cytochrome B6, protein MREQSKGFTGFRWALVLSIGIAGEVAAEQATSYAPVALTEDFDSVMKRMAQEKPQVMERQMKLLEERYDLSDKPIPGVVSSGRGKPVQGGVRVKLPENITWEALADMTPEQIREKGVWPKGFLPLPHPNHAEGGMVFPQFHIDEINRQEGRDLTRFDLDLDLPDHFLPEYPPAIYLTTRSDLGDVSQGQVVTIMNYYELFNGILNPKQIEGLRLLVTPFPQQQFNQTEDRRSAEPSRGVTCFDCHVNGHGNAATHLVGDIRPQELRHRLDIPTLRGVNIQRLFGSQRALNSIEDFSEFEQRAAYFDGDHVIAAKKGVNVIDRGSQAHFMAEFQSILDFPPAPSLNLYGKLDPAKATEQELRGQDLFFGKAQCSVCHPAPYYTDNLMHNLKAERFFREQMVNGRLASADGPIKTFPLRGIKDSPPYMHDGRLLTLADTVEFFNLIQGLKLSEQEKQDLVAFMLCL, encoded by the coding sequence ATGAGGGAACAATCAAAAGGGTTCACCGGTTTCAGGTGGGCGTTGGTTCTGTCTATCGGGATTGCAGGTGAAGTTGCTGCGGAACAGGCAACAAGTTATGCTCCGGTTGCGTTGACCGAAGACTTTGATTCGGTCATGAAACGTATGGCGCAGGAGAAGCCCCAGGTTATGGAGCGGCAGATGAAATTGCTGGAGGAACGCTACGACCTGAGTGACAAACCGATTCCCGGTGTGGTCAGTTCCGGCCGCGGAAAGCCGGTTCAGGGCGGTGTGCGCGTAAAGCTTCCCGAAAATATTACGTGGGAGGCCCTGGCCGATATGACGCCGGAGCAGATCAGGGAAAAGGGGGTATGGCCCAAAGGATTTCTTCCTTTGCCGCATCCGAATCATGCAGAAGGTGGCATGGTGTTTCCTCAATTCCATATCGATGAGATCAACAGGCAGGAAGGGCGCGATCTGACCCGATTTGACCTCGATCTGGATTTGCCGGATCATTTTCTGCCGGAATACCCTCCGGCCATCTATCTGACGACCCGTTCGGATCTGGGGGATGTTTCGCAGGGTCAGGTGGTTACGATCATGAATTACTACGAACTGTTTAACGGCATTCTCAATCCGAAGCAGATTGAGGGACTCCGCCTGCTGGTAACTCCGTTTCCGCAACAGCAGTTCAACCAGACCGAGGACCGCCGGTCCGCCGAGCCCAGTCGAGGGGTGACCTGTTTCGACTGTCATGTCAACGGTCACGGGAATGCAGCGACTCATTTGGTGGGTGATATCCGTCCCCAGGAGCTTCGCCACCGTCTGGATATACCGACATTGCGTGGTGTGAACATTCAGCGGCTCTTCGGATCGCAACGGGCGCTCAATTCGATAGAGGATTTTTCCGAGTTTGAACAGCGGGCGGCCTATTTCGACGGCGATCATGTTATCGCCGCCAAAAAGGGCGTGAATGTGATTGATCGAGGCAGTCAGGCACATTTCATGGCTGAGTTTCAATCCATCCTTGATTTTCCTCCGGCACCCAGTCTGAATCTTTACGGCAAGCTTGATCCTGCCAAAGCCACAGAGCAGGAATTGCGTGGACAGGATCTTTTTTTCGGGAAGGCGCAATGTTCTGTATGCCATCCCGCGCCATACTACACGGATAATCTCATGCACAACCTGAAGGCTGAACGCTTCTTCAGGGAGCAGATGGTCAACGGACGGCTGGCCAGCGCTGACGGGCCGATCAAAACCTTTCCGTTACGCGGCATCAAGGACTCACCGCCCTACATGCATGATGGCCGACTGCTCACCCTTGCCGATACAGTTGAATTTTTCAATCTTATCCAGGGGCTGAAACTATCCGAGCAGGAAAAACAGGATCTGGTGGCATTCATGCTTTGTCTTTAG
- the ahpF gene encoding alkyl hydroperoxide reductase subunit F: MLEQAVKDQLKTVYADLKSTYRLRVSAKGHPAEKELLEMLHDVASTSDRISVVEQDSEGLQFQIERDGDILPIIIRGIPGGHEFTTLILAILNADGKGKQPDDGIRKRIKALKGPIKLVSYVSTSCVNCPDVVQALNQMALIHDDFQHEMVEGTHFQDEIASRKIQGVPAVFADDTLIHAGKAELSELLEKLEEHYGANLVETGEIKAYDVAIIGGGPAGASAAIYTARKGLKTAIIAEKIGGQVNETKGIENLISIPYTEGPHLAQSLFEHISEYPIDILEHRRVEHIDDGDRKTLHMKGGETVTTGALVLATGAKWRQLGIPGEKENIGRGVAFCPHCDGPFYKDKPVVVVGGGNSGVEAAIDLAGICSHVTLLEFSEQLKADGVLVDKAQSLDNVTIHTNAAASRILDNGDKVSGIEFTDRVSNEIRTVQADGIFVQIGLSPNTAPFKELVEMNQMGEIVVDGHCRTNKAGIYAAGDLTTVPYKQIIIAMGEGAKAGLSAFEDFARGNIQQLD; this comes from the coding sequence ATGTTAGAACAAGCTGTTAAAGACCAACTCAAAACCGTTTACGCCGACCTCAAATCCACCTATCGGCTGCGGGTTTCCGCCAAAGGACACCCGGCGGAAAAAGAGCTGCTCGAAATGCTCCATGACGTCGCCTCCACTTCCGACCGCATTTCCGTCGTCGAGCAGGATTCCGAAGGCCTGCAGTTTCAGATCGAACGAGACGGCGACATCCTGCCGATCATTATTCGCGGCATTCCCGGCGGCCACGAATTCACCACCCTCATTCTTGCCATCCTCAACGCCGACGGCAAAGGGAAACAGCCCGACGACGGTATCCGAAAACGCATCAAAGCGCTGAAGGGCCCCATTAAACTCGTCAGTTATGTTTCCACCTCGTGTGTCAACTGCCCGGATGTGGTCCAGGCACTCAACCAGATGGCTCTGATTCACGATGACTTCCAACATGAGATGGTTGAAGGCACTCATTTCCAGGATGAAATCGCCAGCCGTAAAATCCAGGGGGTTCCCGCTGTTTTTGCCGATGACACCTTAATTCATGCCGGCAAAGCGGAACTCTCCGAACTGCTTGAAAAACTGGAAGAACACTACGGAGCCAACCTCGTTGAAACCGGCGAAATCAAGGCATACGATGTGGCCATCATCGGCGGCGGCCCCGCCGGTGCCTCGGCCGCGATCTATACGGCACGAAAAGGATTGAAAACCGCCATTATCGCAGAAAAGATCGGCGGACAGGTCAATGAAACCAAAGGCATCGAAAATCTGATTTCCATCCCCTACACCGAAGGCCCGCACCTCGCACAAAGTCTCTTTGAACATATCAGCGAATATCCGATCGATATCCTGGAACACCGCCGCGTAGAACACATTGACGATGGCGATCGCAAAACGCTGCATATGAAAGGTGGCGAAACTGTAACGACCGGCGCACTGGTGCTGGCCACCGGAGCAAAATGGCGACAGCTCGGCATCCCGGGCGAAAAAGAAAATATCGGCCGCGGCGTAGCCTTCTGCCCGCACTGCGACGGCCCCTTCTATAAAGACAAACCGGTCGTCGTGGTCGGCGGCGGAAACTCCGGCGTTGAAGCGGCGATTGATCTTGCCGGCATCTGCTCACACGTCACCCTGCTTGAATTTTCCGAGCAGCTGAAAGCCGACGGCGTGCTTGTAGACAAAGCCCAATCCCTCGATAATGTAACCATTCACACCAATGCCGCCGCCTCCCGCATACTCGATAACGGCGACAAAGTTTCCGGCATTGAATTCACCGACCGTGTATCGAACGAGATCCGGACCGTGCAGGCCGACGGTATTTTCGTCCAGATCGGACTGAGCCCGAATACCGCGCCATTCAAAGAGCTGGTTGAAATGAACCAAATGGGCGAAATCGTCGTGGACGGCCATTGCCGCACCAATAAAGCAGGCATTTATGCCGCCGGCGATTTAACCACCGTCCCCTACAAACAGATCATCATCGCCATGGGTGAAGGCGCCAAAGCCGGACTCAGTGCATTTGAAGATTTCGCCCGCGGAAATATCCAACAGCTGGACTGA
- a CDS encoding thiamine pyrophosphate-binding protein produces the protein MTWKCTVCGYIHEGDEAPDTCPVCNAAASAFEQEAPTGTSTVKIWKCTVCGYEHEGPEPPETCPVCGVPASEFSEVSADTPKTEKMPAEDSTVSDVMVETMINWGVTTVFGMVGHSNLGLADAIRKQCEAGRLTYIGIRHEGAAAFAASAYGKLTGKPAACLSIAGPGATNLLTGLWDARMDRVPILALTGQIDTQVLGPGAFQEVDLAEAFSSVACWSQTVLKNSHHAELMNLALKNAQLQRNVGHLIFPNEVQTRSAPEQRAGTPEGRLPDLEISPPASALSLALEHLNQARHPVIIVGHGARFEMPAVKKLAEKLNCPVITTFKGKGLIRDDDELGCGVLGRSGTPVSAHFMNSADLLLVFGASFAAHTGITPDIPTIQVDRDPLTLGKFHSVKVPVVGEIGITAGLLLQGLDHPAAQDRRSEIAGKKAEWKKEKEIRAAKDQGNGLNAATVFAALSGLIPEEAVIAVDVGNNTYSFGRYFESKGQPVLMSGYLGSIGFGYPAAMGAWTAEPERPIIALTGDGGFGQYMGELCTAVKYGMNITHILINNNELGKISSEQRMAEMNVWETGLHNPDFSAYAEICGAKGFRVEKVDAITEAVQAALDHDGPALVEIMCDPELI, from the coding sequence ATGACATGGAAATGCACGGTTTGCGGATACATCCACGAAGGCGATGAAGCCCCGGACACCTGCCCGGTATGCAATGCGGCAGCATCGGCGTTTGAACAGGAAGCACCAACCGGCACTTCGACGGTAAAAATCTGGAAATGCACGGTCTGCGGCTACGAACACGAAGGCCCGGAACCGCCGGAAACCTGTCCGGTCTGCGGCGTGCCGGCCTCTGAATTTTCTGAAGTCTCTGCAGACACACCGAAAACAGAAAAAATGCCGGCTGAAGATTCGACCGTTTCCGACGTGATGGTTGAAACGATGATCAACTGGGGCGTGACAACCGTGTTCGGCATGGTGGGCCACTCCAATCTCGGGCTTGCCGATGCCATCCGTAAACAATGCGAAGCAGGCAGACTGACCTATATCGGTATCCGGCACGAGGGAGCCGCCGCATTTGCCGCCTCCGCCTATGGGAAACTCACCGGTAAACCGGCCGCCTGTCTGTCGATTGCCGGCCCCGGTGCCACCAATCTGCTGACCGGACTCTGGGATGCCCGTATGGACCGGGTCCCCATCCTCGCCCTGACCGGCCAGATCGATACCCAGGTCCTCGGCCCCGGAGCCTTCCAGGAAGTTGATCTCGCGGAAGCTTTTTCCAGCGTAGCGTGCTGGAGCCAGACCGTACTGAAAAACAGTCACCATGCGGAGCTGATGAATCTGGCACTGAAAAATGCTCAGCTTCAACGCAATGTCGGCCATCTGATTTTCCCGAACGAAGTCCAAACCCGTTCCGCTCCGGAACAACGGGCCGGAACACCGGAGGGCCGGCTTCCGGATCTTGAAATCTCCCCGCCTGCATCCGCCCTTTCTCTGGCCCTGGAACATTTGAATCAGGCCAGACACCCGGTCATCATCGTCGGCCACGGCGCACGCTTTGAAATGCCTGCCGTCAAAAAACTGGCGGAAAAACTCAACTGTCCGGTCATCACTACCTTTAAAGGCAAAGGGCTGATCCGCGATGACGATGAACTGGGCTGCGGCGTACTCGGCCGCAGCGGCACACCGGTTTCAGCCCACTTTATGAACAGCGCAGATCTGCTGCTGGTCTTCGGAGCCTCGTTTGCCGCTCATACCGGAATCACGCCCGACATTCCGACCATTCAGGTGGACCGAGATCCGCTCACTCTGGGAAAATTTCATTCCGTTAAAGTTCCGGTGGTTGGAGAAATCGGCATCACGGCCGGCCTTCTTTTACAGGGACTGGACCATCCGGCGGCGCAGGACCGGCGGAGCGAAATCGCCGGAAAGAAAGCCGAATGGAAAAAGGAAAAGGAAATCCGCGCGGCCAAAGACCAGGGCAACGGCCTGAATGCAGCTACGGTTTTTGCCGCACTGAGCGGACTGATTCCGGAAGAGGCCGTGATTGCCGTTGACGTGGGTAACAACACCTACTCCTTCGGACGTTATTTTGAGAGTAAGGGGCAGCCGGTTCTGATGTCGGGCTATCTCGGCTCAATCGGATTCGGCTATCCCGCCGCCATGGGCGCCTGGACTGCGGAACCGGAACGGCCGATTATTGCCCTGACGGGCGACGGCGGGTTCGGACAGTATATGGGGGAACTCTGCACCGCTGTAAAATACGGCATGAACATCACTCATATCCTGATCAACAACAATGAACTCGGAAAAATTTCAAGTGAACAGCGCATGGCTGAAATGAATGTCTGGGAAACCGGCCTGCACAACCCGGATTTTTCAGCCTACGCCGAAATCTGCGGCGCAAAAGGATTCCGCGTAGAAAAGGTCGACGCCATCACCGAGGCCGTGCAGGCCGCGCTGGATCATGACGGCCCGGCTCTGGTCGAGATCATGTGTGACCCGGAACTGATTTAA
- a CDS encoding redoxin domain-containing protein: protein MVKIGQPVEEFKMAAFQNDEIKDIALSDYKGKWVVLAFYPADFTFVCPTELEELADLYPKFQEAGAEVISVSTDTAFVHKAWHDESKAIGKVKYPMGADPTGAVSKQFGVYIEEEGLALRGTFIIDPDGVLKTAEIHDLGIGRSAAEALRKLEAAKFVHEHGDQVCPANWQPGSDTLTPGLDLVGKI, encoded by the coding sequence ATGGTTAAAATCGGACAACCCGTAGAAGAATTCAAAATGGCAGCCTTCCAGAACGACGAGATCAAGGACATTGCGCTGTCGGATTACAAAGGTAAGTGGGTCGTACTGGCCTTCTACCCGGCCGACTTCACGTTCGTCTGCCCGACCGAACTCGAAGAACTGGCGGACCTCTATCCGAAGTTCCAGGAAGCCGGTGCGGAAGTGATCTCCGTTTCCACCGATACGGCTTTCGTACACAAGGCCTGGCACGATGAATCCAAAGCCATCGGCAAAGTAAAATACCCGATGGGTGCCGATCCGACCGGTGCGGTTTCCAAACAGTTCGGCGTTTACATCGAAGAAGAAGGACTGGCCCTTCGCGGCACCTTCATCATTGATCCCGACGGCGTTCTGAAAACCGCTGAAATCCATGACCTCGGTATCGGCCGCTCTGCGGCTGAAGCGCTGCGCAAGCTTGAAGCAGCCAAGTTCGTTCACGAACATGGTGATCAGGTCTGCCCGGCCAACTGGCAGCCGGGTTCCGACACCCTGACTCCGGGTCTGGATCTCGTAGGCAAAATTTAA